In Methanobrevibacter ruminantium, one genomic interval encodes:
- a CDS encoding type I restriction-modification system subunit M — protein sequence MENFLGRQLWSIYEDLKRGNRIGFLTDDEFQKYFLGFISYKYLSEKLETYINNELKAEGLDFEEAFGLKAFKKSLREKSIEDIGYFLSPSLLYRNIVSSKNYGNIIIEELDKAFTEISDSSVGRESQEDFQNLFEGVDLYASQLGKTIDDKNRVVFNILDALGPVNFDLDKESRNNTLLSKSILENRKFNRNDYSNSRKNEGRLRSRRMNSITADFKDLNSLVDEKMEHNLKSNYALEADMLDHALDEYSLSEDSHHKDESYEKYIDDLIGNSFEYLLSEFSLNSSYSSDYYTPNEVSTLIAKLISSQKSKLESVYDPCCGSASLLLEINKELDCDFICGQELNASFYNIARENMILHNIHYKDFDIKQGDTLEQPQHLDYTFDAVVSQIPFNSRWTADRSFLDDVRFMQYNILPPHSKADYAFIQHMLYQLNNDGIMIVVAPHGVLFRAASEGKIRRMIVKKFNYLDAVIGLPANMFYSTNNPACMMIFKKNRDIYDDVLFIDASKGFDRTKLINYLQEEDISKIVSTYKYREEIEGYSHRASLYDIERNDFNLNIPRYVDTYENEEEVIDSDELVSRHKYVSEEIKKVTKEIEETYKELNISNDLFR from the coding sequence ATGGAGAACTTTTTAGGACGTCAATTATGGTCCATTTATGAAGATTTGAAAAGAGGAAACAGGATTGGTTTTTTAACTGATGATGAGTTTCAAAAGTATTTCCTAGGATTTATTTCCTATAAGTATCTCTCTGAAAAACTGGAGACTTACATCAATAACGAATTGAAAGCTGAAGGGCTTGACTTTGAAGAGGCATTTGGTCTTAAAGCTTTTAAAAAATCCTTAAGAGAAAAGTCAATTGAAGATATAGGCTACTTTTTAAGCCCTAGCCTTTTATATAGGAACATCGTATCTTCAAAGAATTATGGAAATATCATCATTGAAGAATTGGATAAGGCATTCACTGAAATCAGCGATTCTTCAGTGGGAAGGGAAAGCCAAGAGGATTTCCAGAACCTATTTGAAGGTGTGGACCTATATGCATCTCAATTGGGAAAGACAATAGATGATAAGAATAGGGTTGTTTTCAATATTTTAGATGCATTAGGGCCAGTGAACTTTGATTTGGATAAGGAAAGCCGAAATAACACTCTTTTAAGCAAATCAATTCTTGAAAATAGAAAATTCAATAGAAATGATTATTCAAATTCAAGGAAAAATGAAGGACGCTTGCGTTCAAGAAGAATGAATAGCATTACTGCTGATTTCAAGGATTTGAATTCATTAGTTGATGAAAAAATGGAACATAATCTAAAGTCTAATTATGCTTTAGAAGCAGATATGTTGGATCATGCATTAGATGAATACAGCTTAAGTGAGGATAGCCATCACAAAGATGAAAGCTATGAAAAGTATATTGATGATTTAATTGGAAACAGCTTTGAATATCTATTAAGCGAGTTTTCCTTGAATTCATCATATTCCTCTGATTACTATACTCCTAATGAGGTATCCACTTTAATAGCTAAGTTGATATCTTCCCAGAAATCAAAGCTTGAATCCGTTTATGACCCGTGTTGCGGTTCTGCTTCCTTGCTTTTAGAGATAAACAAGGAATTGGATTGTGATTTTATCTGTGGTCAGGAACTTAATGCATCATTCTATAATATTGCAAGAGAAAACATGATTCTTCATAATATCCACTATAAGGACTTTGACATTAAGCAAGGGGATACATTGGAACAGCCTCAGCATTTGGATTATACTTTTGATGCTGTAGTCTCTCAGATTCCATTCAATTCCAGATGGACTGCGGACAGGAGTTTTCTTGATGATGTTAGGTTTATGCAATACAATATTCTTCCACCACATTCAAAAGCGGATTATGCATTTATTCAGCATATGCTTTATCAATTGAATAATGATGGAATAATGATTGTTGTTGCTCCTCATGGAGTACTGTTCAGAGCTGCTTCTGAAGGAAAAATCAGAAGGATGATTGTTAAGAAATTCAATTATCTTGATGCAGTCATTGGACTTCCTGCAAATATGTTCTACAGCACAAATAATCCTGCATGTATGATGATTTTTAAGAAAAATAGGGATATTTATGATGATGTTCTATTCATTGATGCTTCCAAAGGATTCGATAGGACCAAATTAATCAACTATTTACAGGAAGAGGACATTTCTAAAATCGTAAGCACTTATAAATATAGGGAAGAAATAGAAGGATATTCCCACAGAGCAAGCTTATATGACATAGAAAGGAATGATTTCAATTTAAACATTCCTCGTTATGTTGACACTTATGAGAATGAAGAGGAAGTCATTGACTCTGATGAGTTGGTATCAAGACATAAATATGTTAGTGAAGAGATCAAAAAGGTTACAAAAGAGATTGAAGAGACCTATAAAGAGTTAA